Proteins encoded by one window of Arabidopsis thaliana chromosome 2, partial sequence:
- the PHB6 gene encoding prohibitin 6 (prohibitin 6 (PHB6); INVOLVED IN: biological_process unknown; LOCATED IN: mitochondrion, plasma membrane, mitochondrial respiratory chain complex I, respiratory chain complex I, membrane; EXPRESSED IN: 11 plant structures; EXPRESSED DURING: M germinated pollen stage; CONTAINS InterPro DOMAIN/s: Prohibitin (InterPro:IPR000163), Band 7 protein (InterPro:IPR001107); BEST Arabidopsis thaliana protein match is: prohibitin 1 (TAIR:AT4G28510.1); Has 3312 Blast hits to 3310 proteins in 1013 species: Archae - 176; Bacteria - 1509; Metazoa - 442; Fungi - 292; Plants - 251; Viruses - 11; Other Eukaryotes - 631 (source: NCBI BLink).) yields the protein MNFKNVKVPKGPGGGVIAAVVIGGLSLYGATHTLYNVDGGHRAIVFNRLVGIKDKVYPEGTHLMIPWFERPIIYDVRAKPYLVESTSGSRDLQMVKIGLRVLTRPMADQLPEVYRSLGENYRERVLPSIIHETLKAVVAQYNASQLITQRESVSREIRKILTLRAANFHIALDDVSITGLTFGKEFTAAIEGKQVAAQEAERAKFIVEKAEQDKRSAVIRAEGEAKSAQLIGQAIANNQAFLTLRKIEAAREIAQTISRSANKVYLSSNDLLLNLQAMDLDVKPKK from the exons ATGAATTTTAAGAATGTCAAAGTTCCCAAAGGTCCTGGTGGTGGTGTTATAGCTGCGGTGGTTATTGGGGGGCTCAGTCTTTACGGTGCTACGCACACTCTCTACAATGTCGATGGAGGTCATCGAGCCATTGTCTTTAACCGGCTTGTTGGTATCAAAGACAAG GTCTACCCTGAGGGTACTCACCTTATGATTCCATGGTTCGAAAGGCCAATCATCTATGACGTTCGTGCAAAGCCTTATCTAGTTGAGAGCACATCTGGGAGCCGTGATCTCCAGATG GTTAAGATTGGGCTTCGGGTTCTCACCCGTCCTATGGCTGACCAATTACCAGAGGTATACCGGTCCCTTGGTGAGAATTACCGCGAGAGAGTCTTGCCTTCTATCATCCACGAGACCTTGAAAGCTGTGGTTGCTCAGTACAACGCAAGCCAACTTATTACTCAGAGAGAG TCGGTGAGTAGAGAAATCAGGAAAATCCTAACTCTAAGAGCCGCAAACTTCCACATTGCACTGGATGATGTGTCCATCACAGGCTTGACATTCGGAAAGGAGTTCACGGCAGCCATAGAAGGAAAGCAGGTCGCTGCTCAAGAGGCCGAACGGGCTAAGTTCATTGTCGAGAAAGCTGAACAGGACAAGAGAAGTGCTGTTATCCGCGCCGAG GGAGAAGCCAAGAGTGCTCAGCTCATTGGTCAAGCAATCGCAAACAACCAAGCGTTCTTAACACTGAGGAAGATCGAAGCAGCTAGAGAGATCGCACAGACCATCTCTAGGTCGGCGAACAAGGTTTACTTGAGCTCTAACGATCTGTTGCTTAACCTACAGGCTATGGACCTTGATGTGAAGCCGAAGAAGTAG